Below is a genomic region from Pectobacterium polaris.
AAACCAGTCGTTTATTGAAAACCAGTCGTTTACTGAGCGGGATACGCCGCTTCTGGTTTTCTCGCCGTGCTTCTACTGCGGTAGAAACGGCGTTAGCGTTCCCGATTGTGTTGGCGATTGGGTCGCTGTGCGCGGATATCTACACCGTCGGGCTTGAGCGTACACGCATGGAACAGCGTGCGGGCGCCATCGCGTCAGTATTAGCGATGCAGCAGAAGCTGGATGAGAGTGGGCTACAGGGGCTGCTCGATACGATGTTGCCAACGGAAGGTGTAGGAAATTACCAACTGTTAATCAGCAACGTGCGCCAGACCGGTGAGCTGCACTGGCAGTTGAGCAGGGGCACGGCAGAGGCGCTGTGCGAAGAAAGTGAAACCCTGCCGGGCGAGGAGTACCTTCCTGAGCTGCCGGAAAGAGACCGTGAAGAGGGCAGCAAGAATATCTCCATGATCGTGGTCGAGATCTGCCGTCAGGGGAAAGATGTGAGCCTGCTGGGTGGCCTGTCGCTGGGCGGCCTGCTGCATGCGTCGTCGGTCAACCGGGTCGCTGTCGACGTGGTTGAACTGGATGAGGTACTCAGAAAAGAGGCAGGTCTGGAAGAAGAAGATCAATAGTTACGGGTTTTATACCAGACACAGAAGCGGCAATAGACCGCAAACGGCAGCGAGCTTCTCGTTACCGGAATAATGAAACCATTAAAAACCGATAGGCATATGAGCAATGTCATTTTTATTTTCCCGTTTTATGGGCGGGTTAAGTACGCGCTGAATCCAGGAATACAGGATAGGAAGGAATGAAAAAAACCTTACAGAACAGAAAAGTAAAAAAAGATGCTACCGGAATTACTCTGTTCTGGCGTGAACGCTTGTCTGCCTTTATTCAGCAGGAAAAAGGCGCGGGCACCGGATTCTATGCACTGGGTGCGATGGCGTTATTGGTGACAGCGGCTTTTATCGTGGATACCTCCACGGCAACCGGTGATGCAACGCAGATCAAACGCGCGACGGATGCCGCTGCGTTGGCTGTCGCGCATCAGGCGACCATTAATGGCGAAGAATACAGCCAGGAAGAGACCAATAAGCTGGCGTATGACTACGTCAAAAATAATCTGGGGATGAATAATGCCCTGAGTGAAAAACTGGTGGAGGGCGATGTGGCCGTCACGGAAGGGCGCAACAGCAAGACGCGTAAAACCTATACCGTCACCGTTGCCTTCGAAACCAAGCCCAGTTTGCTGAACCTCGGGGCGAGGACGCAGGAAGTGTACTCGACCGCCGAAGTTATCAATCGTCCGACCGAAATCGCCTTTGTCATGCCGGTGACGGGGGATATGAGTGAAGGGGATATCCGTTCGCTCAAAAGTGTTAGCCGTAGCTTCGTCGAGCGCATGCTGAGTAGTGCAGACGGCAAACGTGACAATCTGTGGCTATCGCTGGTGCCGTACAGCCAGTCGGTGAATGTGTACGATGCGGAAGACGCCAACCGCATTCGGCGCTGGTCTGCACCGGGTGCGCTGAACCCGCCAGAACTGCGCTCGCTATTTGCCAGCGGCGTGGTCAGTAGCATGGCCGACCGCCGTTTCCCGGATCGTCGCGCTAACCTGCTGTGCATGTACCGCGGGCTGGGGCGGGAAGAAAATTTCTTCTGGGATGAACCTCCCGTTGCTCAATTCCAGATCTATTACCGCCACGACTTGCCGCAAAACGGCAGTCCCGGCGCACCGCCGATCTCCTGGCGCGGCCCGAATCCTGATTTTGACGATAACGATGCAGTGGATACACGCTGGATCGTGGCGGACAAAGGGTGCCCCAATGCTGCACTGATGCCGCTGACCAATGAAGAAAACAGGCTGAATCAGCGTATCGAACAGTTTTCTGCCCGTTTCAACACGAACTATGCCATCGCGATGTCATGGGCGGGCGCGGCGCTGTCGCCCAACATGCGTGGTTCAGACGGCTGGGGTGATGCCACGTTGCCGCTGGATTTCAATCTGGACGGCAACGGTGACGGGCAAAAGGTGATCGTGATGATGGCTAATACGATTGGTAACTGGTTCGACACCGACAGCTATAACTTCAACCGAAATGCATTCAGTGGTCAAACCGGTACGGATCCCGCCCGTACCTTTGCCGCGCAGCGCTTCCGCGATCTGTGTTCCAGCTTCCGCGCGCGCAACATCAAATTCTATTTTGTCGGCATTCGCCCCGGCGACCCAGAGGATTTTGGCCGCAACCTGTTTGATGCCGAAGCGACACCAGGCCTGCTGGTCTGCACCGAGGGTGAGAAACGTATGAGTTTTATCGATGGTGCAGGCTTCGGTGCTGAGGGCGTTGAGGATCAATTGATCCGACGTCTGGATCGTATTGCCGGCCAGATCGAAACCGAGGGCGGCTATGTTCGGTTGGTTGAATGACCGCTGAAGGTAGCCAGAAATGACGCGATTTGCCCCTTTATTACAGGACATGACACGATGACTTTTTCCCGCTCAAAATCTGGTTCAGGCTTAACGCGCACGCCGCGTCAGGCGTGGGTATTGGAACCGCGCATGATGTTTGATGCTGCTGCTGTCGCGACGATGGCGGATGTAGCCGCGCAGGTTGTGGTGGCAACGGATACCGCACCGAGTGTTGATGCGACACCCACCAAGGCGACAGTCACGATTACCGATACCAGTGACAGCTTCCCGGCGGTCGATCTGTTTAGCAATGTTAGCGTGTCGGCAGATAAAGACGGGCAGGAACTGAAAGATCTGGTGATTACCGTTAACCGCACGGGAGCGAATCAGGCATTAGTGATCGACGGTACTGAAATTACGCTTGAAGCGGTTAATGGCGCGCAACTGACAAACGGTGAAGGGAAATACAGTTATAGCGTTGCGGTCAGTGGTGAGACGACCACCATCACAATCAGTATCGAATCTTCCTCTGATGCATTTCAACCCAATAACGTTGCAACACTAATTGACGGTATTGCCTACCAGCCACGCGATAACACGGTAGCAGGCGGCGATGTGACGGTAACGCTGAAAAGCCTGAGCGATGAGGGCAACAATACTGCCGAGCTGAATATTCACTCTACCGTCACCATCGACAGTAGGATCAACGTTGCGCCGGTGGTATCGGGTGAAGTTCTGCAGGAGGCGGAGTCATTAACGGCGGGTTCGTTGGCAGGGGCGACGGAAGTGGCCTATTCCACGGATGGCAAGCAGGCTTATGTTGCTGGTTCGGATAACACGCTGACGGTCTTTACGGTTGATGAACTAGGGCGTCTGACGCAAAAGCAGAGTCTGGTGGTTGATAATCTGGGTCAGGTGAATGACATGGTGGTCAGCGCCGATGGTAAATCGCTGTATACCCTATCGGGTAACGGCAACCTGATGCAATTTAGCCTTCAGGACGGCACGCTCAGCCATATCAGCACGATCTCGGTAGGCAATGGCGCAAACGGGGGGCTGGCGATAGCGAATGATGGTTCGCAAGTTTATGCCGACGCAAGTAATGGTAGTGGTCGAGAAGTGTTTGTCTATCAGCGTAATACTGATACGGGCGAGTTAACTCGTACTGATTCACTCCGTCATCGCAACGGTGTGATCGCCACCGCAGGCGAGTATGTTTATATTGCGCACAGTGCAGCGGTAAGTTACGAAAAACATACGCTGGAAGTTTATCAGCGTATGAGCGACGGTAAATTGACGCTTTTAGGCAGCATGGCGCTTGGTATAACGGGGCAAGGTCCCGTCGATTATGCGATGGCGGTGTCGGCTGATGGAAAATCGGTCTATCTCGCTAACCCGACAACGAATGATATTACGCTTTACCGCGTTGGAGCTGATAACGCACTGATCGTAGTGAATGTGTTCACCAGCACACCCGTAGGCAGCATGGTACTCAATACCGAGGGAACTCGCTTATATGCCGCGACGACGGACGGCATGGTTTCCGTTTACGCGGTATCCGCGACGGGCGCACTGACATTGCTTGGTCAGGTGGCGGGCAGTACTAACGGCGGGGATATCGCGTTATCTCAGGATGGCCGTTCTTTACTCGTTGCGGGTGAGGGTGTTAGCCGTTATTCAACGCTGTTAACGCAGATCCGTGGCTCGGGTGTGGCGATTGCCTCTGGAATAACCCTGTCAGATGCCAATTTCGACGCCCTGAATGCGGGAAATGGCAACTATGACGGTATGCAACTGATCGTCTCTCGTGAGGGCGGGGCATCAGACAAGGATGTGTTTAATTTCAACACGGCGAACGATATACGGTTGGAGAATGGACAGATCCTTCAGGGCGATCGCGCGATTGCCACGTTCAGCCAGAGTGGTGGAGCGCTAACGGTCACATTTCTGGCGGGCGTAAGCCGTGCTGAGGCGAATGCCGTTTTACATCAGGTCACCTACCAGAATACTGATGCGGTAGCCGATGGCACCGTGGTGACGCTGTCTTTGCGGGCAAATGACGGCGACGCTGACAGCCTGCCTATTACGCTGGCGGTGCTGGTGACAACCAATACGGCACCGATACTGACGGCGACAGCCGTGCCGCTGCCTAACTACGATACAACGGCGACAGCCGTCAATGTGTTCACCAATACGCAGATTAATGCGGGCGAAGCAGGGCAGACAATCCTTGATATCACGCTGAGTATTGGCGGTTTGTCCCAAGCTGCCAACGAATTCTTGGTAATTGATGGCACGCGCGTTGATCTTACCCAGTCTGGCGAGGGAACAACGGTAAGCGGCTATACCTACACCTATGCTCTGAGCGATGGTAATGGCACGCTGACTATCCATCATGCGGCTGGTATGACCGTGTCTGCGGCGCAAACACTGATCAACGGTGTCGCCTATGTTAATGACACGACAGAGGCAACGACAGGCACACGTACTGTGACGTTGGTAAGCCTGCGTGATAGTGGCGGAACCAGCGGTGAGAGTGTGGATACCGGCCTCCCGGATATTACGGCCACCTTAACGTTAGCCATCAATAATGCGCCAACCATCCAGACCGATATCACGGTCGATCCTAATTTGTATTACTCCGATGGGCTGCTCACTGGCTATGACAACTACGTCAGCAGCATGGTGTTGTCCGATGATGGCCGTACGTTGCTGGTTATTGGTTCCACCACCACTAACTATGGCGGCGATGCGCGGGTCAGCCTCTATCAGCGCGATCCTGAAACAGGAAAACTAACGCTATTACAGCGTCTTGTATCGGGAATGGATGATGGCAATGCGGATAATGGGACGGAGGTCAGCGGACTTATCGGACGCGCAGCCGTTTTCTCGGCGGATGGTTCCACGGTTTATCTGAGTGCCGATTCGACGGTTCTGGTATTCAGTAAAGATGCTGACACCGGTGTGTTAAGCCTGACGACGCGTGTGGAAGGGTTAGCTGGCAATGTGTTGAAGATGGCACGGTCCGATGACGGGAAAAGCCTGTATGCGCTAACGTCCGGTACGTTGTACCACTATACCATTGGTGAAAGTGGCACACTGAGCAATACAGCGACATTCGATCAAGTTAATGGCACGACGCCGATTGGCTTGTCTGTTGATGCGAAGGGTACCGTTTATGTGTTGGGTAACAGCGGCAAGATAACGATTTACACCACAGCAGCAAACGAGACATTGAGCTATGCCGGTCAACTGGTACGCGGCAGTGATGGGGTTACGCTGACTTATACCGACAGTAGCGGAGCTCAAAAGGCGGCCGGAACGTTAGCCACCAGTAATGAACTGAATCACGCCAATGCCGCTTTTACCGTGACGGATGAGGGGTATATCTACATTGTGACCAGCAATGTGGGCAATCGCCTGACGGTGCTGCATTACGATAGCTCGACGAACGCCATCGCTCGGGTTGAGGCGCTACCGTTTAGCAACCCCTGGGGCGTGACAGCCTCGGCGGACGGCAAAACACTGTATGTCGGCAGCAATGACAGTATGGTGACGGTTTACGCGATTGGCACGGACGGCAAGCTGACGCAAACTGGGATGCTGTCAGCTGGGCGTCCGGTCACTACGCTGACGGTATCAGAAGATGGCAAATCGCTGTATACCGGTGCACGCTTCTACAATACCGGTGTGATGGCGTCCCTCGCACTGGTTCACGCCCCTTATAGTGCATCCATCTCTAATACGCCTTTTACTCAGGGCATACAGTTTAGCGATGTTGATATGGATGAACTGGATAGCTATCAGGGAATGTCCTTCACGATCGCTCGTGCAGGTGATGCTTCCGCTAACGATGTGTTTGGGCTGGCAAATGGGCAGGGGCTGAGCCTGAAAGGCAGCACGCTGTTGCTCAATAATGTGAAAATCGCCGATGTAACGGTAGCGGAAGGCACGATCACGGTCAGCATCACATCACCAATATCTAAAACTGTGGTTAACCAGATTTTACAGCAGGTGACGTACCGTAACAGCGGGACTGAATTGCCAGCACGCGTTGATCTGACCGTCAGTGTGCGCGACAGCGGGGGAAAATCCGCTGACATTCCACTGGCGCTGATGCTGGTTGCGCCTTCTGTTGAACCCAATATGAGTGCGGAAAGCCAGCAGCCAGTGGTGGACATTGGCTTGGATGGCTTGCCTGCAGCGGTGGATTTATTTGACGACGTGCACATTGCTCTGGGTAAAGATGGCGCGGCGCTCTCAGAATTGACGCTCACGGTGAACCGTACCGGAGCAGACCAGGCACTGGTGATTGATGGGAGTACAATCCCGTTAACGGCAACGGATGCTGCGGGTGTGACAACGAATGGGCACCAGTATCAGGTGTCTGTCGAAAATAACACGACGACTATCACGCTCGTGATGCACGATGGAGACAATGCACCGAGCGCTGTGGCTGCATTGATTGACGATATCCAATACTGGGCATTGGAGGATGCGGTGGCTGAAGGCGACGTTACCGTCACCCTGACACGCCTTGTCGATGCGAACGATAACGCAGCGCAACTTGACATCAGTGCTTCTGTGGCTGTGCTGGACTCTCGTCTGATACCGCATTTGGGGGCAGAAGCCGGTTCGCTTGACTATGTAGAAATTTTCGAGGTGTTGGACGACAACGGGAACTCGCGCTTTACCGGTATTCAGGGCATCGCCGTGGCGGGGGAAAATATTTATGTGGTTCGCACTCACAGTGAGTATGTCTATAACGCTGAAACCGAAACCGGCGCAGACGTGGCTTACAACACGCTTTATGTGCTTCAGCGTGGCGAGGATGGCACATTACAGCTGGCTAACAGTGTAGAAATCACAGGATTGACTGACGCGACGCAGGTGCGTGTGTCCAGTGACGGGAGCAGCCTCTATGTCATTGGGGCGGAGAAGATCGTGCTACTTAACGCCAGCGATTTGAGCGTGCTCGGTACGTTTGGTGATGATGTTGGTATGGTGCGCGATGTGTTGGTTAATGGTAATCAGGTTTATATCACCACCGGAGAAAGCCTGCTGGTTTTCACCCGCAATGGCGATATGCTGACGTTGAGTAAGACCTTTACGGATGGCGACAGCAGCGGTTTACAACTTGATGCTGCTAATGCTCTGGTGTTATCACCTGATGGTAAATCATTGTTTGTCGCGACGTCTGGCGGCGATACCTTGGTGAGCCGGTTTAGTATTGGCGATGACGGCGCTTTGAGTTTTGCACAATCCGTTGTGGGAGTCAGCGCCAGTGAAGACGGCTATTATGCTTCTACGTTGAGCGTGTCTCCCGATGGGAAAACGCTTTATGTAGTTGATAACAATAAGTTCATTCATATTATTGCTGTGGCTGATGACGGTACGTTGGCCGCCAAAGATTCTCTCACATTGGGAGATGGTGTTAGCGTAGTCAAACAGGTGTTGGTATCGCCCGATGGCACATCGGTGGTGATCACTGGCGATTTAGGACAAAGCGATAATTTTGGTACCTACGGTATCATTTTGTATGCCCGTGCTGCAGATGGCAGTCTGACGCAGTTGCAGGCTGTGGATGGTTTTGGCGACCTTGCCAATTTTAATGGCACGCTATTGAATGAGGTTCGTCAGGTTGCGTTTAGCGCTGACGGCAAACAGCTGTATATAACTGGTGCGATTGATTACGGTTCCCCAGAGGGTGTCATTGTTCTTGATCTGAAACCAGCCAATGTCACCTTTACCGAAAATGACAACCCGGTAGCGTTGCTTCCTGGTGGTACGGTATCTGCACCGGTAAACGACCAAAGTAGCTATCAGGGTGCCAGCATTGTTATTGAGCGCACTGGCGGTACACAGACCGGTGACCAGTTTGGGGTTTCATCTGCCAGTGGTTTGAGCTTCAACGACGGCCAAATCTGGCAAGGGGATAAGGCCATTGCTGCTGTCACAACGGCTGCTAATGGTGCGCTCACCATCACGTTCCTGACGGGCGTCGCTCAGGCTGAAGCGCAACAAGTATTGCGTGCAATAACTTACCAGTCCACCAGTCAAGATCCCACTCTAGCGGGAAACACCGCCACTTTCCGCATCAGCTTCAATGACGGTGAAGGCCATACGGCAGAATTTACTGCGGCCGTGAATGTGGTCGGCATTAACGATCCTGCGGTGGTCAGTACCGAGCCAGTCGGGGGATCCTACGCGTCAGGCGGTGAACCTGTCAGCCTGTTTAAGAATACCGCCATAGACACTATTGAAGTCGGCCAAAATATTCACAGGATGGAAATCGTCATTTCCCCTGCAACAACTGGTGATGTGCTACATGTGGACGGCGGCGAAATTGTTATCGACAAAACCGTTGACTATCAGATGTTTGTCGGTGACAGCAAGATAGAATACCGTGTCAGTGTTGCTAATGGTGTCGCTACCGTGACCCTCTATGTAACGCGTGATGGTGCAAGTACCGCACAGTTAATCGATGGCCTCGCCTATAGCCACGGTGGAACTGAGGGTTCTGGTAGCCGCACTATCGGGTTAACCGTATTTGAAGATGCTGACTGGCGACAGAATGTTGAGGCAGCGTTCAAAGAAAAAGCAGTCATCACCTTTGAAGGCGGTGAAGCTCCTGACAATAACGCCCCGGTTTATAACGACAACGCAGGGCTGAATCTGGGCCAGCTACAAGCGGGCACCGAGTATCACTACACACTGCCGGAAAACCTGTTTACCGATGCTGATAGCGATACGCTGGCCTGGCGTGTCAGCGGTCTGCCGGATGGGCTGAGTTTTGATGCCGCGACCCGCACGATTTCTGGCACACCGACTGCATCCGGCGATTTCACCGTGGTGCTTACGGCGAGTGATGGCAAGGCGGAGGCTACCCATTCCGTCAAGGTGACGGTGGCTCAAGCGCCGGATGTGGAGCCAGACAATAGTGCTCCAGTTTATAACGACAACGCTGGGCTGAATCTGGGCCAGCTACAAGCGGGCTCCGAGTATCACTATACACTGCCGGAAAACCTGTTTACCGATGCCGATAGCGACACGCTGGCCTGGCGTGTCAGCGGCCTGCCGGATGGGCTGAATTTTGATGCGGCGACTCGCACGATTTCTGGCACACCGACTGCATCCGGTGAGTTTACTGTGGTGCTTACGGCGAGCGATGGTAAGGCGGAAGCCACCCATTTAGTCAACGTGACGGTGGCGCAAGCTAATGTAGAGCCACAACCGGAAACCCCTGATAACACCGCGACAGCTGCACCAGTAATTCTGGTGCAGCAGGGTGTGAGTCTGCCTGTTGATGCGGGCGAAAGAGAGCGCGAACAGCCGCTGGGGGCGATCGTC
It encodes:
- a CDS encoding TadE/TadG family type IV pilus assembly protein, which produces MTDRLLKTSRLLKTSRLLSGIRRFWFSRRASTAVETALAFPIVLAIGSLCADIYTVGLERTRMEQRAGAIASVLAMQQKLDESGLQGLLDTMLPTEGVGNYQLLISNVRQTGELHWQLSRGTAEALCEESETLPGEEYLPELPERDREEGSKNISMIVVEICRQGKDVSLLGGLSLGGLLHASSVNRVAVDVVELDEVLRKEAGLEEEDQ
- a CDS encoding pilus assembly protein TadG-related protein, translated to MKKTLQNRKVKKDATGITLFWRERLSAFIQQEKGAGTGFYALGAMALLVTAAFIVDTSTATGDATQIKRATDAAALAVAHQATINGEEYSQEETNKLAYDYVKNNLGMNNALSEKLVEGDVAVTEGRNSKTRKTYTVTVAFETKPSLLNLGARTQEVYSTAEVINRPTEIAFVMPVTGDMSEGDIRSLKSVSRSFVERMLSSADGKRDNLWLSLVPYSQSVNVYDAEDANRIRRWSAPGALNPPELRSLFASGVVSSMADRRFPDRRANLLCMYRGLGREENFFWDEPPVAQFQIYYRHDLPQNGSPGAPPISWRGPNPDFDDNDAVDTRWIVADKGCPNAALMPLTNEENRLNQRIEQFSARFNTNYAIAMSWAGAALSPNMRGSDGWGDATLPLDFNLDGNGDGQKVIVMMANTIGNWFDTDSYNFNRNAFSGQTGTDPARTFAAQRFRDLCSSFRARNIKFYFVGIRPGDPEDFGRNLFDAEATPGLLVCTEGEKRMSFIDGAGFGAEGVEDQLIRRLDRIAGQIETEGGYVRLVE
- a CDS encoding beta-propeller fold lactonase family protein, producing the protein MTFSRSKSGSGLTRTPRQAWVLEPRMMFDAAAVATMADVAAQVVVATDTAPSVDATPTKATVTITDTSDSFPAVDLFSNVSVSADKDGQELKDLVITVNRTGANQALVIDGTEITLEAVNGAQLTNGEGKYSYSVAVSGETTTITISIESSSDAFQPNNVATLIDGIAYQPRDNTVAGGDVTVTLKSLSDEGNNTAELNIHSTVTIDSRINVAPVVSGEVLQEAESLTAGSLAGATEVAYSTDGKQAYVAGSDNTLTVFTVDELGRLTQKQSLVVDNLGQVNDMVVSADGKSLYTLSGNGNLMQFSLQDGTLSHISTISVGNGANGGLAIANDGSQVYADASNGSGREVFVYQRNTDTGELTRTDSLRHRNGVIATAGEYVYIAHSAAVSYEKHTLEVYQRMSDGKLTLLGSMALGITGQGPVDYAMAVSADGKSVYLANPTTNDITLYRVGADNALIVVNVFTSTPVGSMVLNTEGTRLYAATTDGMVSVYAVSATGALTLLGQVAGSTNGGDIALSQDGRSLLVAGEGVSRYSTLLTQIRGSGVAIASGITLSDANFDALNAGNGNYDGMQLIVSREGGASDKDVFNFNTANDIRLENGQILQGDRAIATFSQSGGALTVTFLAGVSRAEANAVLHQVTYQNTDAVADGTVVTLSLRANDGDADSLPITLAVLVTTNTAPILTATAVPLPNYDTTATAVNVFTNTQINAGEAGQTILDITLSIGGLSQAANEFLVIDGTRVDLTQSGEGTTVSGYTYTYALSDGNGTLTIHHAAGMTVSAAQTLINGVAYVNDTTEATTGTRTVTLVSLRDSGGTSGESVDTGLPDITATLTLAINNAPTIQTDITVDPNLYYSDGLLTGYDNYVSSMVLSDDGRTLLVIGSTTTNYGGDARVSLYQRDPETGKLTLLQRLVSGMDDGNADNGTEVSGLIGRAAVFSADGSTVYLSADSTVLVFSKDADTGVLSLTTRVEGLAGNVLKMARSDDGKSLYALTSGTLYHYTIGESGTLSNTATFDQVNGTTPIGLSVDAKGTVYVLGNSGKITIYTTAANETLSYAGQLVRGSDGVTLTYTDSSGAQKAAGTLATSNELNHANAAFTVTDEGYIYIVTSNVGNRLTVLHYDSSTNAIARVEALPFSNPWGVTASADGKTLYVGSNDSMVTVYAIGTDGKLTQTGMLSAGRPVTTLTVSEDGKSLYTGARFYNTGVMASLALVHAPYSASISNTPFTQGIQFSDVDMDELDSYQGMSFTIARAGDASANDVFGLANGQGLSLKGSTLLLNNVKIADVTVAEGTITVSITSPISKTVVNQILQQVTYRNSGTELPARVDLTVSVRDSGGKSADIPLALMLVAPSVEPNMSAESQQPVVDIGLDGLPAAVDLFDDVHIALGKDGAALSELTLTVNRTGADQALVIDGSTIPLTATDAAGVTTNGHQYQVSVENNTTTITLVMHDGDNAPSAVAALIDDIQYWALEDAVAEGDVTVTLTRLVDANDNAAQLDISASVAVLDSRLIPHLGAEAGSLDYVEIFEVLDDNGNSRFTGIQGIAVAGENIYVVRTHSEYVYNAETETGADVAYNTLYVLQRGEDGTLQLANSVEITGLTDATQVRVSSDGSSLYVIGAEKIVLLNASDLSVLGTFGDDVGMVRDVLVNGNQVYITTGESLLVFTRNGDMLTLSKTFTDGDSSGLQLDAANALVLSPDGKSLFVATSGGDTLVSRFSIGDDGALSFAQSVVGVSASEDGYYASTLSVSPDGKTLYVVDNNKFIHIIAVADDGTLAAKDSLTLGDGVSVVKQVLVSPDGTSVVITGDLGQSDNFGTYGIILYARAADGSLTQLQAVDGFGDLANFNGTLLNEVRQVAFSADGKQLYITGAIDYGSPEGVIVLDLKPANVTFTENDNPVALLPGGTVSAPVNDQSSYQGASIVIERTGGTQTGDQFGVSSASGLSFNDGQIWQGDKAIAAVTTAANGALTITFLTGVAQAEAQQVLRAITYQSTSQDPTLAGNTATFRISFNDGEGHTAEFTAAVNVVGINDPAVVSTEPVGGSYASGGEPVSLFKNTAIDTIEVGQNIHRMEIVISPATTGDVLHVDGGEIVIDKTVDYQMFVGDSKIEYRVSVANGVATVTLYVTRDGASTAQLIDGLAYSHGGTEGSGSRTIGLTVFEDADWRQNVEAAFKEKAVITFEGGEAPDNNAPVYNDNAGLNLGQLQAGTEYHYTLPENLFTDADSDTLAWRVSGLPDGLSFDAATRTISGTPTASGDFTVVLTASDGKAEATHSVKVTVAQAPDVEPDNSAPVYNDNAGLNLGQLQAGSEYHYTLPENLFTDADSDTLAWRVSGLPDGLNFDAATRTISGTPTASGEFTVVLTASDGKAEATHLVNVTVAQANVEPQPETPDNTATAAPVILVQQGVSLPVDAGEREREQPLGAIVADLSRPEAQPLPNNIVTEPVRQRDAGTTRQSDAPWVLDPVMSSLMPTLEQVNFSSRAEASMRDNAALRPTDSNLFLSVRGQTTALESAFSSVQGALQPDASGALAFSLPQRMFSVREGNATLTLQLANGRPLPAWVQFDARNGVVRITDASAVQVNQIQLALKAQAEDGTSRIVPITLQTGQGDGAEMATDRGAMQLPVHSDALPAENRDAERLAPAGKTAFTEQLRQHQPEQDALLAALSELSSLRA